A stretch of the Bartonella henselae str. Houston-1 genome encodes the following:
- a CDS encoding methionine ABC transporter permease has protein sequence MFNVLSYELPQAVFDTVLMTISASLMALIIGLPLGLLLYTTARGGILASYLINRPLSIMIDSIRAIPFIILAFYLLPLTRIVVGRGVGMSSVIFVLTISAIPFYARMAELSFKTVENGLIEAARSMGASRLQIIRHVLVPEALPSLINGFTVMVISLIGATSLAGYLGGGGLGDMAIRYGYQRYNTSIMTIVIILLIILNVITQWSSDKIVQKLDKKKH, from the coding sequence ATGTTTAATGTTCTCTCTTATGAACTCCCCCAAGCCGTTTTCGATACAGTATTGATGACGATAAGCGCTTCTTTAATGGCACTTATTATAGGTCTTCCACTTGGTCTGCTTCTTTATACAACTGCACGTGGAGGAATTCTTGCCTCATATCTCATCAATCGCCCTCTGAGTATCATGATTGATAGTATTCGTGCCATTCCCTTTATTATTCTCGCATTTTATCTTCTCCCTCTTACCCGTATAGTTGTAGGAAGAGGTGTAGGAATGTCTTCGGTGATTTTTGTTCTCACCATTTCAGCTATTCCTTTTTATGCACGAATGGCAGAACTCTCTTTTAAAACTGTCGAAAATGGCTTGATTGAAGCTGCGCGTTCCATGGGAGCAAGTCGACTTCAAATTATCAGGCATGTTCTTGTCCCTGAAGCGCTCCCTAGTCTGATTAACGGTTTTACTGTTATGGTAATTTCTCTTATCGGAGCCACTTCACTTGCTGGATATCTCGGCGGAGGTGGTTTGGGAGATATGGCAATCCGCTATGGCTATCAGCGTTATAATACCTCCATTATGACAATAGTTATTATCCTTTTAATCATTCTAAATGTTATTACCCAATGGTCTTCCGATAAAATTGTACAAAAACTAGATAAAAAAAAGCATTAA
- a CDS encoding methionine ABC transporter ATP-binding protein, with translation MENPSLISLKKISRCFNTTTDICALDNLSLNIHAGEILGIIGRSGAGKSTLIRCLNGLERIDAGSIFFEGVNVSNLSETEWAPYRQRIGMIFQHFNLLSSQNILNNIALPLKLTGINKKQRHKRALELIELVGLCGKEYCYPAELSGGQKQRVGIARSLAANPKILLSDEATSALDPETTQSILELLADINKRLNLTIVLITHEMEVVRAIAHRVVVLNQGRIVEEGRVKDIFTSPQDDTTIAMLKLVTPQLPEKFAKNLKPRGQEAIIEINIAGEITQQPFLNLLEDEIGLRARILHGGIDTVQGETIGRLFLGLPAQNQEALKKAVQWLTEKGRYCEVLGYV, from the coding sequence ATGGAGAATCCTAGCCTTATCTCTCTAAAAAAGATCAGCCGTTGTTTTAACACAACAACTGATATTTGTGCTCTTGATAATTTATCTTTGAATATCCATGCAGGTGAAATTCTTGGAATTATCGGGCGTAGTGGAGCAGGAAAATCAACACTTATTCGCTGTTTAAATGGATTAGAACGAATTGACGCGGGGTCCATTTTTTTTGAAGGTGTGAATGTTTCAAATCTGTCAGAAACAGAATGGGCACCTTATCGTCAACGCATTGGCATGATTTTTCAACATTTCAATCTTTTATCATCGCAAAATATTCTTAATAATATTGCCTTACCCCTTAAATTAACCGGTATAAATAAAAAACAGCGCCACAAACGTGCCCTTGAGCTGATTGAACTAGTAGGGTTATGTGGTAAAGAATATTGTTATCCAGCAGAACTTTCAGGAGGACAAAAACAACGTGTTGGTATTGCACGCTCTCTAGCCGCTAATCCCAAAATATTGTTATCAGATGAAGCAACTTCTGCCCTTGATCCTGAAACAACGCAATCTATTTTAGAACTTCTTGCCGATATTAACAAACGCCTCAATCTTACTATTGTGCTCATTACCCATGAAATGGAAGTTGTGCGCGCTATTGCGCATCGTGTTGTTGTCCTCAATCAAGGGCGTATTGTGGAAGAAGGGCGTGTAAAAGATATTTTTACATCACCGCAAGATGATACAACCATTGCCATGCTCAAACTTGTTACTCCACAACTTCCTGAGAAATTTGCAAAAAATCTTAAACCCAGAGGTCAGGAAGCTATCATTGAAATCAATATTGCAGGTGAAATCACTCAACAACCTTTTCTCAATCTTCTGGAAGATGAAATTGGTTTAAGAGCACGTATTTTGCACGGTGGTATTGATACAGTCCAAGGTGAAACCATTGGGCGCCTTTTCTTAGGTCTTCCTGCCCAAAATCAAGAAGCTTTAAAAAAAGCCGTCCAATGGTTGACCGAAAAAGGACGATATTGTGAGGTTTTAGGTTATGTTTAA